Within Planococcus citri chromosome 2, ihPlaCitr1.1, whole genome shotgun sequence, the genomic segment atatgacgtcagattcttgataggaccccatccatggctcccagcacctccccaaagagagtaaaagctcaaaaaagtgttttgttcgtgcgacacatggaatagtacgtttttggtgacgctgaacacgaatatgacgtcagcttttcgattggactccatccacggcccccaacaatttttttggacttttagacttggggaggttctgggggccatgggtgaggtcgattcaagaaactatggctatattcgagTTCAtgcagcgatatcgaaaacatactatttcatctgtcacacgaatgtaatcatttttttggtggttactccccttggggaggtgctggaggccgtggacgggtccaatcaaaaatctgacgtcatattcgtgttcagcgtcaccaaaaacatactattccatgtgtcacacgaacaaaacactttttcgaactttcaccccctttggggaggtgctgggggccatggatggggtcttatcaaaaatctgacgtcatattcgtgttcagtgttaccaaaaacatacaattcgatatatcacatgccccagattttctttcgaaagtttcacccaaaattgggggtgggggtgctcccccaccattaagagatcccatctcgaaacttgaatatttcgaaaaagcattaaaatgttcatttgtggaaattttttcaaaattttatggtaGCTCCCAtttacagcgctattttgaaatttgaaagtttaactttcaacttttgaaaatttcaaaatgcttaaaaagttttaaatgcaatgcccttttgaactgtgaaatcagttttgatcaaggtatcatagttttggaggaatggacTGCTGAAGTTTAGTACCTCgagaaaacgtaaaaataatggaagccccccacccgccccctgaagGTGCTGGGACGTACCAAAGTAATTGCGGGGttattacttactgggtgggtatatattgtaaaaaaaatttgagcgaaatcgaaaggcatgactttcaaaattgccttttttttggttgagttgacatggaatcaCCCTTCATTTAAGTAAAATTCTTATAACgagttaaaattcaaaatgtggcAAATGCAACGTTGTAGGTACTTCAGATTTTTGTCTTGAATTAGGTAATAGATTAGATATGAGGAATTGAAATACGAAAGATTTGCATATAGATTTTTAATTGTTTACACatacacatactcgtacctactcaccttttttaaaaatacatttaagcagataggtaggtatctataccATTCATCGTTAgtataaaaatgtttatttcatTCGATGAATTAATTTACAAATGAAGCAGATAAATGCGTAGGCGGATATATGAATTTATTATACCTAtagatatgaaaattttatcatacttcTTGATGAAGAGGCATTATAGTGAGTTCGGATAcctgaaatttatatttttaaataagatAAGTTATTTGATATGtaactttgcaaaatttttcaattttttctaccaaaacTTACCAATACGTTTGGAGGAGTACTTAAAACATAAATGCAAGCATCAGCAATATCTTTCGGTGCTATAATTTTGCTTGCCGGTAATGACCCTGCAGCTGATTCAAATTCTGTCAACATTTCAGTGAGTACTGCTCCCGGACTCAAGTTctataaatgaaattttaatagaaCAAGCGGAATAGCTGATGAGttacaggtacctacttttatctTCGAAAAAAACCTACTTATTATTTACATTATTCATACGTAGGGTGTATACTTACAGTAACTTTGATATCCGCATTTTGGCTGACGAGCTCCCTTCGTAGCCCTTCAGAATAAACTTTTTGAGCGTATTTTGAAGCGGTATAAACTTGAATTAAATTAGGCTTGTAACCTAATATCATATGACCAGCCACACTGAAACATGTAACATGAAATACACACGCattgtgatgaaaatttaaaacattttgaacgtttaattgacaaaattatttttgcgtAGGATATTGTAATTATATGTAAGATATGAATTGAGAAAACACGTGTGTATGTATATACCTATTTATGTTGATTATATGACcttcgatggaattttttgtcATACTCTCGACCACCAATTTCGCCCATAGGATGGATGCTTTTACATTTGTGTCAAATATTTGAGATATGGTTTCTGCAGtaacatctaaaaaaaaaaaaaaaataactatatttACCTACCCAGGCATTAATTGCACACAAAGATAAAGTTAGTCACCCTTCAGAAGAGACGGTTTCAACACCCCAGCATTATTCACCATTATAGCAACAGGACCGATTTCTGACGTAATccatttaaatgatttttcaatttcactttcaacCGTCACATCGCATTTTAAAGGATAAAATCTAGCTGCTTTTCCAGGCTCATTCAAGTCATCAGCAATTTTCTGAACAAAAGAATAAGTAGGGACTTATAAGATTGAAAATGagttaaattttttacatacctCCATAAGAAATTACCTACCTTCAATCTATCGATTCTTCGAGCTACACCGACGACGAGAACTCCATGTTTAACCAATTCAGTGGTAATCGCTGATCCTATACCAGAGCTACTTCCGGTCACAATAGCGACtttattggcgaatttttccattttagtaATTTATCAAGAACCTAGACCTACTACACCTATCCCGAAATTACGTTATCACTTCACGAATTTTATTCGCAGCCTGAGTACATTCGTATAGTGCATAGATAGATATAGTACACATTGTAACTGACAGCTCACTTCATTGTGATGAtatttgtttattgtttatgAAATTCGGAGGGGGAAAATACCATGAAACCTGTTCATTAACTTCATACTTCGGCACAAACGCCCACGAGTATGgatgataatgaaaaattagcttgacCTAGAGAATTTAACGTTAACGTTCATTATCGaaatattataaatattttgattCGTGCCTATAAAAAAATAGTTAAGGATCATTTAGTTACTCTgaatgataacttttttttcatccggATGATAGGTAGGgcttacattttttcagaaacctACAAAAATGTGGtccgcgtatttttttttttcatgtttgccCGTATCTATTCTACGTACCTAGGTATTGTGTTAATGTTCAACATTTTTCCCTTACATGATCaactgtttatttttattttttgctttaagTACTAcattaatttaagaaaaaaaaaaacaacgtccGGTACttatatttgttttttattttacaaaataataaagtaCTCAAACGCTCAAATTTAGTAATGAATTTCATGAAATCTCTTGATGAAGGGGCATTATTGTGAGTTCTGATACctgtaaacaaaaattcatgttaGATATCCACATCTGTGAGCTTACTAGtagattctaaaatttttcaaaagaggagttgcgataaggccatgtTTTGGCCTTACCTAGTTTTAAACTCGACCACTCTAAAAATGTAgtaataaatgtccgaaatacgaatccgtggttagttaacccaaaatgaccactttttgggctccagaGGTTCctaaagttgcgaataaaaaaataatttaaggAACCactaagtattattttcaaaaacttttttagcgtaaaatatctgtttgaacctgataaacaTTATAAGAGGTGATTTTCCtactttcgaccctcgggggcagaaattgggggtgTTTGgggtgtttcatttttttgaaaatttttgaaccatcatTTTGATGCTACCCCTTTGAAcaccgctaaaaagcttttcacagtttattagtatctaaaagacctccatcctaccacattctgagctcaataaaaattttcgctggtactcaaaaatccaattttccaatttttcgcaatttcgatattttgggaacccctgaaaaactagaaacctgcgatttgcgcaaaacgtaacgttttgaggtatataattCGATTATCCAAGTGAAAAAGTTCAGTTAAGCTCCCTTAGTGTATATTTGTCattttgaacccattttttttaGAGCCGCCCATTTTAGGAAccgaacccctaaaaaaggcgtttatgcatattttttcaaataaattgaataatttgcatttgaaacgcactagcaagtgctcgataatttttcatatgattttccctataactttcaaaattcagctACTTATTTTACTTCGTTTAAAttgtgaaaacgtgatttttaacgtattttcgaagagttagatctcagaatttgacccaaaatagcccAATTTTGTAAGTTACAGGGAACatcatataaaaaattatcgagcacttgccagtgtgTTTCAataatgtaaattcttcaatttatttgaaaaaatatgcataaacgccttttttaggggtgcctaaagtggggggggggggtgggctctaaaaaaagggttcaaaattacgaatacatTATACAGGGAgctcaattcaactttttcttatAGATTATTGAATATGTACCCCAAGACATAAAATTTAGCGCAATTCGCAGGTTTTTAGTTTTCCatgggttcccaaaatatcgaaattacgaaaaattggaaaattggatttttgagtgccagcgaaaaattttattgagctcaaaatttggtaggatggaggtctttcgggtactaataaactgtaaaaagctttttagcggggctcaaaggggtaggttcaaaatggtggttccaaaattttttaaatatcaactcccccccccaatttctgcccttGAGggtcaaaacagaaaaatctcCTGGCATAATGTTTATCAGGTTCATACAGATATTtcacgctaaaaaagtttttgaaaataatactcagtggttcctaaaattctattttaattaacaactttgggaacccctggagcccaaatggtcattttgggttaactaatcacagattcgtatttgggacatttataacagcattttaagagtggttgagtcgataattAGCTGGGGctaaaaaatggccttatcgcaactcctccttttttggaaaattttcataacatagggtattttcctcaaaaccgtgcatatttttaaatatctccccctctcattaaaaaaaaaaaaaacacaagatcCACTCACAAATGCACGAAGCccataattgtgaaaaaattctcttcctcgaagaaaaatttatttagcaTAGTTTATTTCGATTGGTTAGAaacaaattaagaaaaaatatcaaaaaccaaaatcttaaaaaaatatctacttacccattcattttttttcttccatataAAAGAACCgagttattatttttatatttgttttctttgtgttttctttgttttttttaaatgagaggtggagatttttaaaaatatgcacggttttgaggaaaatatgttgtgaaaattttccaaaaatttaatcacCGTCAGAAAACCCTTGACCTGATAATGACACCTGTAAGTAGTACCTACTCactcatattttgaaacttaCCAATACGTTAGGAGGAGTATTCAAAACATACACACACGCATCAGCGATATCTTTCGGTTGTATGAATTTCTTGGGGGGTAATGAAACCGCAGTGGTTTGAAATTCATTCAGCATTTCAGTTTTTACTGCTCCAGGACTCAAGCTCTAGCAATCACGCACAGATGCAGGcagaaatcattttaaaattatttcactaTTTCactaaatacatataaaattacataaatgaaTACGTAGGTTAGGTTCCCACAACCTACAGGATCCCTAATAATATTGAACTTGGCTATAATGAGAGCACTGCAGCTGCACCATAAATAATATCTACTTGAAATGAACTTAAGAACCCATCGACTTCAAAATGCACGAATCGTTGGTAATCGTTAttattagggctaggattttcaagcgctatcaaacacgttttaagcgctataaaaaagcaataaaaatgtaagaaaaaagcaaaaaaaagcgctatcaaatcctaccatgttacatatcaaaatgaaggttttttcaacCCCAGCAAGAGACCTCCCtcaaatatatgtacaacttgaaccaaaatgaatgaaaagaaaaaaaggggaaaaaaaggaaaaaactaaaactaaaaattaaaaaaaaaattaaataaaataaaaattgaaaattgaaaactgaatctgttatttttcagtttttcctcccttgtttttttgaactgatattttttcaacaattatttttttttcaaaaatgtgcaaaaagttgataaatttttgtatttttggaactaatttcctcaattttaccaattttttaccaaaaaaagcgctaacgacgaaaaaaagccccaaaaaagcaaaatttctgccttttaggctcaaaataagcatttttaagcacttacacccaaaaaaagcaaaaaaaagcactatcaactttcaccattcgcctcagaatggaatgaaacgcaaagaaaatatatttatgccgtatagggtgttgctacaaaaaaaaagcataatcataaaaatcctagccctagttattattatatttattacttactgttattttgattttcgaattctgGCCTACGAGCTCCCGCCGCAATGCTTCAGAGAACACTTTTTGAGCATGTTTGGAAGCAGTGTAAACTTGAATCAAATTCGGATTATAACCTAATATCATATGGCCTGCAATACTAAAACACAAAGAAAGTTGTACCTATTAATTCATCTAGATATCTACCTATACTTCGCTATTCGattagaaaatgatgaaatgacgtGAAATGTGAAATATTCTCATATCAAGTTACAAATTTTCCTGCCTACCTATTTACGTTGATGATATGCCCTTCGATGGAATTATTTGTCATATTTTGAGCAGCTAATTTCGCCCATAAGATTGTCGCCTTGACATTCGTATCGAATATCTGAGATATCATTTCTCCTGTGacgtctgaaaagtgaaaaaataacaacaaaatctTTACAGCTAGCTACCAGTGGGAAATTTGGTTTTAATGCACAATATGGCGAGCACCTTTGAGAAGGGATGGCTTCAGCACTCCAGCATTATTTATCATTATTGCAATGGGGCCCAGCTGCGATGTGATccattgaaatgatttttctatttcattttcgaCGGTGATGTCGCATTTTAGAGGATAAAATCTGGCTGATTTTCCAGCTACGTTTAATTTTTCAGCAAGTTCCTGTATTTTTCAAGACATGAAGAGAGGATGACAAACAagtaaaaatataggtaaggtaagtacctatttatcatcatatatatatatttttcgattgaatcaaattgaaaatgattaattacgagtacatagctaggtacctatataaattttacaattctgGAAACTTGGCAAGCAATAATTTGAATACAAGCAACTCTGCCTAATACTCGTAATCTAAATACTGAATAATTTGTAGATATATCTACTTATTCAGTTGTAtagtaaataaatttgaaattattgctcTTACCTTTAGTCTATCTATTCTTCTAGCCACACCAACAACAATAATTCCATGTTTTACCAACTCTGTACTAATTGCTAATCCCATTCCGGAACTGCTTCCGGTCACAACAGCAACTTTATCCGTAAATCTTTCCATATTCTGTTTTATGTAATACAAAAGACATCTACTTAAACGTTATCACTATAGCATCAATTCTtcaaatgaagtaaaaaaaaaacacagtagGCACATTAAGATCTGTATAATTATTTTCAGCTTCCAAGTTACgttaggtagatatttttacTGAATTCGGAGCTGGGCTAGATAAAATCAGTTTGTTTACTTCGTTAAGGTATTAATGATAGAATACCAACCTAAGTACCTACGAGTGAATAATGATTAAATATTAACTTTACCTTGGGAACTGAACATGAATATGTGATATTTTGACCTTTTACTTATCATAAATAAATACTCAATGTGCAATGCgtacattttattcatttttatcataTGGCAAATTTTCAACGCTTCCAATTAGGTAGGCACTTTCTTACTTAAATTtggatgtaggtacctaagttggaatttaatttctaatgtacatacataaatatcTAAATACGTATCAACTaatttaattgatttattattttatagatTTGGATTCTTAAAAAGTATTAGGGCTCGTACTTTCTTATTTACCCactcgtatttatttatttttaaaccaaCAGTTCATAGTTCACACTTAATGCCAAACATTAGATACCTACTCTTTCGCTCTTTTGAAtttattacatacctatttcaaCAAGTGTCAGTTCTTACCCACAACGCTCAGAAGGAAAAGATCACTTTAAATATTTTGGTGAAGAGGCATTATCGTAAGCTCTGAGACCTGTAAGTAGggaataaaaaagtgaaattaggTGACTATCtataaatatgtaaaatgaGTATCTTTTAAAGCTTAAAGGATTTTCTCAAGTCAATTTCGTTGTTACTCTAAGTACCGagttgaaaaactgattttttccaattcataggtactgtttaaaatttttaaaaacttgccaATATTCAAGAACTTtggcaatttaaaattttattttttgtacaggTTTTTTCCAAACGCatcattctttttgaaaatcatattcaAAGCTAGAGAGTTTGAATTGTTCTTTGTCAAGCTTGAACTTAAGTTACACTTACCAATACGTTTTTAGGAGTGCTCAAAACATACACACATGCATCAGCAATATCCTTCggttgcataatttttgttggGGGTAGCGATTCCACAGAAGGTATAGACATTCTTGTCATTTCGGTAATCACAGCTCCAGGACTCAAGTTCTGTTTAAATATTAGAACGTACCTTTTAGATATCAACAAATCAGTGTTGGTACTCattaaattttggaaagaagCCAAAGAAACTAGAATTTTTACCGTTACTTTGATAtccaaattttgatcgaaaagttCACGTCTTAATGTTTCTGAGAAAACTTTTAGAGCGTGTTTGGAGGCTGTATAAATTTGATGCAGTTTCAGACCATCGCTTATCACATGACCTACTATGCTAAATATACAATTTGTTGCATGAATAGGTAGATATCATTCGGAAGCTTCAACAGGTAGCTTCATTTATGATAATAATTTGGTGTCACTTTACCTGTTTATATTTATGACATGACCTTGGATACAATTTTTCGTCATACTTTCGATAGCTAATTTCGAACATAGAATCGATGCTTTTACATTTGTATCAAATATTTGAGAAATACTTTCCCCGG encodes:
- the LOC135835642 gene encoding farnesol dehydrogenase-like, which encodes MEKFANKVAIVTGSSSGIGSAITTELVKHGVLVVGVARRIDRLKKIADDLNEPGKAARFYPLKCDVTVESEIEKSFKWITSEIGPVAIMVNNAGVLKPSLLKDVTAETISQIFDTNVKASILWAKLVVESMTKNSIEGHIININSVAGHMILGYKPNLIQVYTASKYAQKVYSEGLRRELVSQNADIKVTNLSPGAVLTEMLTEFESAAGSLPASKIIAPKDIADACIYVLSTPPNVLVSELTIMPLHQEV
- the LOC135834074 gene encoding uncharacterized protein LOC135834074 encodes the protein MYLRCNAMEKFVNKVAVVTGSSSGIGSAISKELVTYGIIVVGVARRIENLQKLADELNEPGKPVRFYPVKCDVTEESEIENSFKWITSELGPIAILINCAGTSQPFLLRDVTGESISQIFDTNVKASILCSKLAIESMTKNCIQGHVININSIVGHVISDGLKLHQIYTASKHALKVFSETLRRELFDQNLDIKVTNLSPGAVITEMTRMSIPSVESLPPTKIMQPKDIADACVYVLSTPKNVLRLSRCLLYYIKQNMERFTDKVAVVTGSSSGMGLAISTELVKHGIIVVGVARRIDRLKELAEKLNVAGKSARFYPLKCDITVENEIEKSFQWITSQLGPIAIMINNAGVLKPSLLKDVTGEMISQIFDTNVKATILWAKLAAQNMTNNSIEGHIINVNSIAGHMILGYNPNLIQVYTASKHAQKVFSEALRRELVGQNSKIKITSLSPGAVKTEMLNEFQTTAVSLPPKKFIQPKDIADACVYVLNTPPNVLVSELTIMPLHQEIS